A genomic region of uncultured Treponema sp. contains the following coding sequences:
- a CDS encoding DUF6110 family protein produces MTKLGAFAIGVAVGGVTLALVKTAGFKKVCSKVISAGMQLKDDAASFVETVKEDAEDIKAEAAYNRNAAKANA; encoded by the coding sequence ATGACAAAATTAGGTGCGTTTGCTATTGGTGTTGCGGTTGGCGGAGTAACTCTTGCCTTGGTAAAAACAGCTGGATTCAAAAAAGTCTGCTCTAAAGTTATCAGCGCAGGAATGCAGCTAAAAGATGACGCTGCTTCTTTTGTTGAAACTGTAAAAGAAGACGCGGAAGATATAAAGGCAGAAGCTGCTTACAATAGAAACGCAGCAAAAGCAAACGCTTAA
- a CDS encoding YidE/YbjL duplication, whose translation MLTYLAGLCSSTLSVIFIIFIIGALGFMLGGINVKGISLGTAGVLIVALAYGILIHYFPEFSIEAKKITLWSNSIKSSFGLVSNIGTALFVTAVGLIAGPKFFRTFNRKSIAYLLLGVIIIAIGGITAAIFVKFDNTLSPEMAAGLLTGGLTSTPGFSAAKEVPNVNQDAISAGYGIAYLYGVLGVVLFVQLVPKILKIDMAKERESFVAANSVVIPEPKAKLIQLEEFGFFPFFLAVAFGCIIGAIEIPKINFSLGNSGGTLVAGLIIGHFGRIGKLDCRISKQTLNFMRELGLVLFLIGAGVPGGVNFVSNVKFSYFIYGAVMTTVPMVVGYIIARYVFKLSIFNNLGSITGGMTSTPALGSLIATAGTDEVSSAYAATYPLALVSVVLTAKIIVMIL comes from the coding sequence ATGCTTACTTATCTTGCCGGGCTGTGTTCCTCCACACTGTCGGTTATTTTCATTATTTTTATTATTGGCGCGCTTGGTTTTATGCTCGGCGGAATCAATGTAAAAGGAATTTCGCTGGGAACTGCTGGCGTTCTCATTGTTGCCCTTGCTTATGGTATTTTAATCCATTATTTTCCAGAATTTTCAATTGAAGCAAAAAAAATCACTTTGTGGAGCAATTCAATAAAGTCAAGTTTCGGCTTAGTTTCAAATATCGGAACAGCTCTCTTCGTTACAGCGGTCGGACTCATTGCAGGTCCAAAGTTTTTCCGCACTTTCAATAGAAAATCAATTGCATATCTTTTGCTTGGTGTAATAATAATTGCAATCGGCGGAATCACAGCGGCAATTTTCGTTAAATTTGACAACACGCTTTCTCCAGAAATGGCGGCAGGACTTTTGACAGGCGGACTTACAAGCACACCAGGATTTTCAGCGGCAAAAGAAGTTCCAAATGTAAATCAGGACGCAATCAGCGCAGGATACGGAATTGCATATCTTTACGGAGTTCTTGGAGTTGTTCTTTTTGTTCAGCTTGTTCCAAAAATTTTAAAAATTGACATGGCAAAGGAAAGAGAATCATTTGTCGCGGCAAATTCTGTAGTAATTCCTGAGCCAAAGGCAAAGCTTATTCAGCTTGAAGAATTCGGATTTTTTCCATTTTTCCTTGCTGTTGCATTTGGCTGCATAATCGGCGCAATTGAAATTCCAAAAATCAACTTTTCACTCGGAAATTCCGGCGGAACTCTTGTCGCAGGACTTATAATCGGTCATTTCGGAAGAATCGGAAAACTTGACTGCAGAATCAGCAAGCAGACACTGAATTTTATGCGTGAACTCGGACTTGTCTTGTTCCTTATTGGTGCTGGAGTTCCTGGCGGCGTAAACTTTGTTTCAAATGTAAAATTCTCATACTTTATTTACGGCGCAGTTATGACAACAGTTCCAATGGTTGTAGGCTACATAATCGCACGCTATGTGTTCAAGCTAAGCATTTTCAACAACCTTGGTTCTATAACAGGCGGAATGACAAGCACACCGGCGTTGGGTTCATTGATTGCAACTGCTGGAACAGACGAAGTTTCTTCTGCTTATGCCGCAACCTACCCGCTCGCACTCGTTTCAGTTGTTTTGACAGCAAAAATAATCGTAATGATTTTATAA
- a CDS encoding helix-turn-helix transcriptional regulator → MSFWQNVENELQYQNISRKELAAKAGFAVSGISLGINNGNVPNAELAVKIADVLGVSVRYLVTGKSEKIPESSCQAKLIHLINDLSKLSSYDLETVSYIVNRFLANKTV, encoded by the coding sequence ATGTCTTTCTGGCAAAATGTGGAAAATGAGCTTCAGTATCAAAATATTTCACGCAAAGAGCTTGCGGCAAAAGCAGGATTCGCAGTAAGCGGAATTTCGCTTGGAATAAACAACGGAAATGTCCCAAACGCAGAGCTTGCTGTAAAAATCGCTGATGTTCTAGGAGTTTCAGTCCGCTATCTTGTTACAGGAAAATCAGAAAAAATCCCAGAATCTTCCTGCCAAGCAAAACTTATTCACCTTATAAACGATTTAAGCAAACTTTCATCTTACGATTTAGAAACTGTAAGTTATATTGTAAACCGATTTCTAGCAAATAAAACTGTCTAA
- a CDS encoding flavin reductase, with product MDNKAMFNLSYGLFILTAKDGAKDNGCIVNTVGQVTSQPNRISLTVNKANYTHDMILKTKEFNVSVLAENSKFETYKHWGFQSGRNADKLESISFKRSANGLVYIAEETNAFLSAKVVSTLDLGTHTLFIADVTDGEVLSQVPSATYSFYQNNIKPKPASAEKKKGFICTVCGYIYEGEPLPDDFVCPICKHPASDFKPL from the coding sequence ATGGATAACAAGGCTATGTTCAATTTGTCTTATGGGCTTTTTATTTTGACTGCAAAAGACGGCGCAAAGGACAACGGCTGCATTGTGAATACTGTGGGGCAGGTTACTTCCCAGCCAAACAGAATTTCTTTGACAGTAAACAAAGCGAATTATACGCACGATATGATTCTGAAAACAAAAGAATTCAATGTTTCCGTTTTGGCAGAAAATTCTAAATTTGAAACTTACAAGCATTGGGGATTTCAAAGCGGCAGAAATGCAGACAAACTTGAATCAATTTCTTTTAAAAGATCTGCAAACGGCCTTGTTTATATTGCGGAGGAAACAAACGCATTTTTGAGCGCGAAAGTTGTTTCTACTTTGGATTTGGGAACGCACACGCTTTTTATTGCTGATGTAACAGACGGTGAAGTTCTGTCGCAAGTTCCTTCAGCAACATATTCATTTTATCAGAACAATATAAAGCCAAAGCCAGCTTCCGCGGAAAAGAAAAAGGGCTTTATTTGCACTGTCTGCGGATATATTTACGAAGGCGAACCTCTGCCTGACGATTTTGTTTGTCCTATATGCAAGCATCCAGCCTCGGATTTTAAGCCGCTTTAA
- a CDS encoding HMA2 domain-containing protein: MIVSSFFPGRIRLRDEAFKDNDIFSALYSAVGSHSAVKKIERNERTGSILVEYIPENLPMEKLLALKDELLSLGKLAESYNKKNKPIILEKIQEIEKKLK; the protein is encoded by the coding sequence ATGATTGTTTCAAGTTTTTTTCCTGGAAGAATCCGTTTACGCGATGAAGCTTTTAAAGACAATGATATATTTTCCGCATTGTATTCAGCCGTGGGAAGCCATTCCGCTGTAAAAAAAATTGAGCGCAATGAAAGAACCGGCAGTATTCTTGTTGAATACATTCCTGAAAATCTGCCCATGGAAAAACTTCTTGCCTTAAAAGACGAGCTTCTTTCGCTTGGAAAACTTGCGGAATCCTACAACAAAAAAAACAAGCCCATTATTCTTGAAAAAATTCAGGAAATTGAAAAAAAACTGAAATAA
- a CDS encoding DEAD/DEAH box helicase, with protein sequence MKFTEFSLHESLLQGIEGAGYVDCTPVQEQVLKSSLEGRDLYVQSQTGTGKTAAYLTSVIQELLTRGEAAGKKALIMVPTRELAVQVQEEAQKLAKFTSLKCASFYGGVGYDKQVSSLKKGVDIMIGTPGRVIDLNHGNQMDLSSVAFLVIDEADRMFDMGFYPDLRTLIKVLPSSEQRQTMLFSATLNSYVKNLAWEYTRNPAEITIAAENITVDEIAQELFHVSSDDKMKLLLGIISREKPESLIVFCNTKKSCEIVAKRLRMNGFESEFIIGDLPQKKRLAIMDKFKAGAIKCLVATDVAARGIDVNDLAMVINYDLPNEAENYVHRIGRTARAGKSGKAFTFCSEQDVYSLPPIERYIEKPIPSCVADESMFAEDKSAGVYIKLDSYHEDYNDKSEFGRRRAAEYNRRNGSSDRRRSSKKGSGRYSSRNEEAKKEYKRDRRVYIDEDKLAAMSTEERMKVYKEKYASLASSSSNKQKVSSKKQSVAKKNSSAQKNISGKKNYSSKPAESKKSPQKKSVFARIKSFFGKK encoded by the coding sequence ATGAAATTTACAGAATTTTCTTTACACGAAAGCCTTTTGCAGGGAATTGAAGGTGCAGGCTACGTGGATTGTACGCCGGTTCAGGAGCAGGTTTTAAAATCTTCTTTGGAAGGAAGAGATTTGTATGTTCAGTCGCAGACAGGAACTGGAAAAACTGCGGCGTATTTGACAAGCGTTATTCAGGAGCTTTTAACACGCGGAGAAGCGGCTGGAAAAAAGGCATTGATTATGGTTCCTACAAGGGAGCTTGCGGTTCAAGTTCAGGAGGAAGCTCAAAAGCTTGCAAAGTTTACTTCGCTTAAATGCGCAAGTTTTTATGGCGGCGTTGGCTATGACAAACAGGTTTCATCCTTGAAAAAAGGCGTGGACATTATGATTGGAACTCCGGGTCGTGTAATTGACTTGAACCATGGAAACCAGATGGACTTGAGTTCTGTTGCTTTTCTTGTGATTGACGAAGCCGACAGAATGTTTGACATGGGATTTTACCCGGATTTAAGAACGCTTATAAAAGTTTTGCCTTCAAGCGAGCAGAGACAGACAATGCTTTTTAGTGCGACCTTGAATTCTTATGTAAAAAATCTTGCCTGGGAATATACGCGCAATCCAGCTGAAATTACAATCGCCGCGGAAAATATAACAGTTGACGAAATTGCCCAGGAACTTTTCCATGTTTCAAGCGATGACAAAATGAAACTTTTGCTTGGAATTATTTCGCGTGAAAAGCCTGAAAGCCTGATTGTTTTCTGCAACACAAAAAAAAGCTGCGAGATTGTCGCAAAACGTCTTAGAATGAACGGATTTGAAAGCGAATTCATAATCGGAGATCTTCCGCAGAAAAAACGCCTTGCTATAATGGACAAATTTAAAGCTGGAGCTATAAAGTGCCTCGTTGCCACCGATGTCGCCGCCCGCGGAATTGACGTAAACGACCTTGCGATGGTTATAAACTACGACTTGCCGAACGAGGCTGAAAACTACGTTCATCGAATTGGAAGAACTGCCCGCGCCGGAAAATCAGGAAAAGCATTCACGTTTTGTAGTGAGCAGGACGTTTATTCCTTGCCGCCAATTGAGCGTTATATCGAAAAGCCCATTCCTAGCTGTGTTGCGGATGAATCCATGTTTGCGGAAGACAAAAGCGCAGGCGTATACATAAAACTTGACAGCTACCACGAAGATTATAATGACAAAAGCGAATTTGGCCGCCGCCGAGCAGCTGAATACAATAGAAGAAATGGCAGTTCAGACAGAAGACGTTCTTCAAAAAAAGGAAGCGGACGTTATTCTTCACGCAACGAAGAAGCCAAAAAAGAATACAAGCGTGACAGACGTGTTTATATTGATGAAGACAAACTCGCCGCAATGTCAACAGAAGAACGCATGAAAGTTTACAAGGAAAAATACGCGTCCCTTGCTTCTTCATCTTCGAATAAGCAGAAAGTTTCTTCAAAAAAACAGAGCGTTGCAAAGAAAAATTCTTCAGCGCAAAAAAATATTTCAGGCAAAAAGAATTATTCTTCAAAGCCTGCGGAATCTAAAAAATCGCCTCAGAAAAAAAGCGTGTTTGCTAGAATAAAATCCTTCTTTGGAAAAAAATAA
- a CDS encoding tetratricopeptide repeat protein, giving the protein MSEKNFTLPNKLEIEKRYESYRPAFNEILEKIENLLKQKINLPSNPTYKARIKSFPSYYKKILRQKAKESSESNELVTLTDMIGIRVICAFVEDLALVEKQVVESFDVKEIERKGADQSFKEFGYESVHILIAIPENCLPESGISPELRKNLVCEIQVRTILQDAWAEVEHELIYKSEFNPFDKPLRRKLASINASLTLADIIFQEIRDYQKKLQNELGERRNSFYEKADEFSEEMLGQSHHQAAESCSIESPFSKGSIDDLVLTALHEHNTGNFKKAVEIYTQIINSEPLPPTMVLSVIYKHRGMAYFAQSLYEEALRDFKKSVEHDPKCFRSIYYEGIVYSVQGKDKEAVECFDRSLAIDAFQSHVYYRRALALFNLGNYTKAMEDVNNALKLGLENEDLNTLKLKLIKKFDMNM; this is encoded by the coding sequence ATGTCTGAAAAGAATTTTACACTTCCTAATAAACTTGAAATTGAAAAACGCTATGAAAGCTATAGACCCGCATTCAATGAAATTCTGGAGAAAATTGAAAATCTGTTGAAACAGAAAATCAATTTGCCTTCAAATCCTACTTATAAAGCCAGAATAAAATCTTTTCCTAGCTACTATAAAAAAATCCTTAGGCAAAAAGCCAAGGAATCTTCGGAAAGCAATGAGCTTGTTACTCTTACGGATATGATTGGCATACGTGTAATTTGCGCTTTTGTTGAAGATCTTGCGCTTGTTGAAAAGCAAGTTGTGGAATCTTTTGATGTAAAGGAAATTGAGCGTAAAGGCGCAGACCAGTCATTTAAAGAGTTTGGATATGAGTCAGTTCATATTCTTATTGCAATTCCTGAAAACTGCCTGCCTGAATCAGGAATTTCTCCTGAGCTTAGGAAAAATCTTGTGTGTGAAATTCAGGTTCGCACAATTTTGCAGGATGCCTGGGCGGAAGTTGAGCATGAGCTTATTTATAAGTCTGAATTTAATCCTTTTGATAAGCCTTTGCGAAGAAAACTGGCTTCCATAAACGCAAGTCTTACTTTGGCGGATATTATTTTTCAGGAAATCAGAGATTATCAGAAAAAACTTCAAAATGAGCTTGGTGAGCGACGGAATTCCTTTTATGAAAAGGCTGATGAATTTTCAGAAGAAATGCTTGGGCAATCTCATCATCAAGCGGCAGAGTCTTGTTCCATTGAAAGTCCGTTTTCCAAAGGCAGCATAGATGATTTGGTTCTTACAGCATTGCACGAGCATAACACAGGAAATTTCAAAAAAGCGGTTGAAATTTATACACAGATAATTAATTCTGAGCCACTTCCGCCTACAATGGTTTTGAGTGTAATTTACAAACATAGGGGAATGGCGTATTTTGCGCAAAGTCTTTATGAAGAAGCCTTGAGGGACTTTAAGAAAAGTGTTGAACATGATCCAAAATGCTTTAGGTCGATTTACTATGAAGGCATTGTCTATTCTGTTCAGGGGAAGGATAAAGAAGCTGTTGAATGTTTTGACCGTTCGCTTGCAATTGATGCTTTCCAGAGCCACGTTTATTACAGAAGGGCATTGGCGCTTTTTAATCTTGGAAACTATACAAAGGCAATGGAAGATGTGAACAATGCATTGAAGCTTGGTCTTGAAAATGAAGATTTAAATACCCTGAAGCTAAAACTGATAAAAAAATTTGATATGAATATGTAA
- a CDS encoding flagellar filament outer layer protein FlaA: MKRTLFLTVAAMILAGSVAVARESVLIDFTQLDADTVADENGNPTQNSRTVMDYSVAAGATFTSDQKTLMKTSLALPEWEVVLNSSAKNPVSVALSQVVAAPVKESADVPFAGKNVMGVRVIFPTWANNANAKIVPAFDIPAYEPLSDADENGERQQPTDEQKGKYLFEDGYGVVRNVGTLKSIAVTTMGMNYPHALYVLLKDNDGVERRYLMGNLYFDGWKTLIWNNPDYISEVRTREIRVYPIYPRGIPFVKFSGFQVARDASHIGDNFIGYFKDVKVIYDLAILTSDRDIDDEDLWGIITKKERDRQNGEMARFGNKQVNRYLEKSKMATEAEFTSSLEENSDSNAQSSTQDSSATVQ; encoded by the coding sequence ATGAAGAGGACTTTATTTTTAACCGTTGCTGCAATGATTTTGGCAGGTTCAGTTGCTGTTGCAAGAGAATCAGTTCTTATTGATTTCACACAGCTCGATGCAGACACTGTAGCAGACGAAAACGGAAATCCAACACAGAACAGCAGAACTGTAATGGATTATTCTGTTGCTGCCGGCGCAACTTTCACAAGTGATCAGAAAACACTTATGAAGACTTCACTGGCTCTTCCTGAATGGGAAGTTGTACTTAATTCTTCTGCCAAGAACCCGGTTTCTGTTGCTCTTTCTCAGGTAGTTGCTGCTCCTGTAAAAGAATCAGCAGATGTTCCTTTCGCTGGAAAGAATGTAATGGGCGTTCGTGTTATTTTCCCAACTTGGGCAAACAATGCAAATGCAAAAATCGTTCCTGCATTCGATATTCCTGCTTACGAGCCACTCTCTGACGCTGATGAGAACGGTGAACGCCAGCAGCCAACAGATGAGCAGAAAGGAAAATATCTTTTTGAAGACGGATACGGTGTTGTAAGAAACGTTGGCACATTGAAGTCAATTGCTGTTACAACAATGGGCATGAACTACCCACACGCTCTTTATGTTCTTCTTAAGGACAATGACGGAGTAGAACGCCGCTATCTTATGGGAAATCTCTATTTCGACGGATGGAAGACTCTTATTTGGAACAACCCAGATTACATTTCTGAAGTTCGCACTCGTGAGATCAGAGTTTACCCAATCTATCCACGCGGAATTCCATTTGTAAAATTCTCTGGATTCCAGGTTGCACGTGATGCTTCTCACATTGGAGACAACTTCATTGGTTACTTCAAAGATGTAAAGGTTATTTATGACCTCGCAATCCTTACTTCTGATCGCGACATCGATGACGAAGACCTTTGGGGCATTATTACAAAGAAAGAAAGAGACCGCCAGAATGGTGAGATGGCTCGCTTTGGAAACAAGCAGGTTAACCGCTATCTCGAAAAGTCTAAGATGGCTACAGAAGCAGAATTCACATCTTCTCTTGAAGAAAACTCTGATTCTAACGCACAGTCTTCAACACAGGATTCTTCAGCTACTGTTCAGTAA
- a CDS encoding heavy metal translocating P-type ATPase translates to MDFQISHSLPGRVRLRYERHILSLRQAMLVQMLVGLQEGIISVSVNTVSGSILIEYKDTSLETVLSYIKALDGKYLDDENLLSSVSVPSVQESLLESLLSLTIEHFLKKLLPLPLRKIISLVSIVPRVQKGLASVARGKPFCAETLDAAAISLSYLTGDIDTAGTINFLLNIGDTLEDYTKRKSHDNLTQSLLITDETVTIVQDGEEKEISTQLLKAGDVVIVRAGSVIPVDGTVVDGVGMVNQASMTGEAMPVQREKGSSVFASTILEEGEIKIKVKACGGETKVSKIANMIDRSNSLKAASQEKAERVADNLVKYNFLIAGLAYFFTRNFTKAASTLLVDYSCAMKLSAPISVLSAMRDCARNGILAKGGKFLEEFAEADTIVFDKTGTLTESNPVVKKVVVFGDRNENEVLKLAACLEEHFPHSLARAVVNEAASRGLNHKEEHTKVEYILAHGIASSLDGKKLRIGSAHFIFDDEKIPLTKEAENCINTITGCSQLYFAIDGELAAIIVIEDPIRKESCAVIKKLKDSGFKNVIMITGDNKHTAKEVAEKTGVTDFVAEALPDTKVSWIEKLKKEGHKVVMVGDGINDSPALSAANVGIAMGKSSSIASETADILLPDDGLDSLPVLRKISRNLISRIHGNNRAIIGINSALIAGGLAGTITPQMAALLHNSSTVAISVNAMSSLD, encoded by the coding sequence ATGGATTTTCAGATTTCGCACAGTCTTCCGGGCAGAGTAAGGCTTAGATATGAACGTCATATTCTGTCTTTGCGTCAGGCAATGCTTGTGCAGATGCTTGTTGGTCTTCAAGAAGGAATAATTTCTGTTTCTGTTAATACAGTTTCAGGAAGCATTCTTATTGAATACAAAGATACTTCCTTGGAAACAGTTCTTTCGTATATAAAGGCTCTTGATGGAAAGTATCTTGATGATGAGAATCTGCTTTCGAGCGTTTCTGTGCCTTCTGTGCAGGAAAGTCTTTTGGAATCGTTGCTGTCCCTTACAATTGAACATTTTCTAAAAAAACTGCTTCCGCTTCCGTTGAGAAAGATAATTTCTCTTGTTTCGATTGTTCCTCGTGTTCAAAAAGGCTTGGCAAGTGTGGCGAGAGGAAAGCCATTCTGCGCGGAAACTCTTGATGCGGCTGCGATTTCTCTTTCATATTTGACTGGCGACATCGATACGGCTGGAACTATAAATTTCCTTTTGAATATCGGCGACACTCTCGAAGATTACACAAAGCGAAAGTCCCACGACAATTTGACTCAGTCGCTTCTTATAACTGATGAAACTGTTACAATTGTTCAGGACGGAGAAGAAAAAGAAATTTCCACGCAGCTTTTAAAGGCTGGCGATGTTGTTATTGTGCGTGCCGGCTCTGTAATTCCTGTTGACGGAACTGTTGTAGACGGCGTTGGAATGGTAAATCAGGCTTCGATGACTGGAGAAGCGATGCCTGTTCAGCGTGAAAAAGGCTCATCCGTTTTTGCTTCAACAATTCTTGAAGAAGGCGAAATAAAAATAAAAGTGAAGGCTTGCGGCGGCGAAACCAAAGTAAGCAAAATTGCAAATATGATTGACCGCTCAAATTCGCTTAAGGCTGCGAGCCAGGAAAAAGCGGAGCGTGTCGCGGACAATCTTGTAAAATACAACTTTTTGATTGCCGGTCTTGCGTATTTCTTTACGCGCAACTTTACAAAGGCGGCTTCAACGTTGCTTGTGGATTATTCTTGCGCCATGAAACTTTCTGCTCCGATTTCAGTTCTTTCTGCCATGAGGGATTGCGCCCGGAATGGAATTCTTGCAAAAGGCGGAAAATTTCTTGAGGAATTCGCTGAAGCTGACACAATTGTGTTTGACAAGACAGGAACATTGACAGAATCAAATCCTGTTGTAAAAAAGGTTGTTGTTTTTGGCGACAGAAATGAAAATGAAGTTCTAAAACTTGCCGCTTGCCTTGAAGAGCATTTCCCGCATTCTTTGGCGCGTGCGGTTGTAAACGAAGCTGCGTCCAGAGGATTGAATCACAAGGAAGAACACACAAAAGTCGAATATATTCTTGCGCATGGAATTGCTTCTAGCCTTGACGGAAAAAAGCTACGTATAGGAAGTGCGCATTTTATTTTTGATGACGAAAAAATTCCGCTTACAAAGGAAGCCGAGAACTGCATAAATACAATAACTGGTTGTTCCCAGCTTTATTTTGCAATCGACGGAGAGCTTGCCGCTATAATTGTAATTGAAGATCCAATCAGAAAAGAATCTTGCGCTGTGATAAAAAAACTGAAAGATTCCGGCTTTAAAAATGTGATTATGATTACAGGCGACAACAAGCACACTGCAAAAGAAGTCGCGGAAAAAACTGGCGTGACGGATTTTGTTGCTGAAGCTCTGCCTGACACAAAAGTGTCTTGGATTGAAAAACTTAAAAAAGAAGGGCACAAAGTTGTTATGGTTGGAGATGGAATTAATGATTCTCCGGCTCTTTCTGCGGCAAATGTTGGAATCGCAATGGGAAAATCAAGTTCAATTGCAAGCGAAACTGCGGATATTCTTCTTCCTGATGACGGCTTGGATTCGCTTCCAGTTCTGCGGAAAATAAGCCGCAACTTGATTTCAAGAATTCACGGAAACAACCGCGCTATAATTGGAATAAATTCTGCGCTTATTGCTGGCGGACTTGCAGGCACTATAACGCCGCAAATGGCTGCCTTGCTTCATAACAGCTCAACAGTTGCAATCAGCGTGAATGCGATGAGTTCTTTGGATTAA
- a CDS encoding 2-hydroxyacid dehydrogenase — MENKELKIAFYDACSYDKESFSEENKNFLFNIDFFDFHLTEKTALTASGYDIVCTFVNDTINRTVISILKKCGVKMIALRCAGFNNVDLEAAKEFGIKVARVPAYSPHSVAEHALSLLLSLTRKIPQAYLRTRSGNFTLNGLTGRDLCGLTAGIIGTGKIGKVMAECLSGIGMKIVMYDAYPDNDWAEKKGFTYIPLIELFQKSDVISLHCPLTDDTKHLVNERSLSMMKNDAVIINTGRGALIDTHALVKALKKRTIGGAALDVYEEESRYFFADWSADVIKDDMLARLLTFPNVIITGHQAFLTQNALKAIANTTLQNILDFTEGKELKNEVK; from the coding sequence ATGGAAAACAAGGAATTGAAAATTGCGTTTTATGATGCCTGCAGCTATGACAAGGAATCTTTTTCAGAGGAAAACAAGAATTTTTTGTTCAACATTGATTTTTTTGACTTTCATCTGACAGAAAAAACTGCATTGACCGCATCTGGCTATGACATTGTATGCACATTCGTAAACGACACCATAAACAGAACCGTTATTTCCATACTGAAAAAATGCGGCGTAAAAATGATTGCATTAAGATGCGCAGGTTTTAACAACGTAGATCTTGAAGCCGCAAAAGAATTCGGCATAAAAGTTGCAAGAGTTCCAGCATACTCTCCACATTCCGTAGCAGAACACGCGCTTTCACTTTTGCTTTCCCTTACAAGAAAAATTCCTCAGGCATATTTAAGAACTCGCTCTGGAAACTTCACCTTGAACGGACTCACAGGCCGGGATTTGTGCGGACTTACAGCCGGAATCATTGGAACTGGAAAAATCGGAAAAGTGATGGCAGAATGTCTTTCTGGAATCGGAATGAAAATCGTAATGTACGACGCATATCCAGACAACGACTGGGCTGAAAAAAAAGGATTTACATACATTCCGCTTATTGAATTGTTCCAAAAAAGTGATGTAATCAGCCTGCATTGCCCTTTAACAGACGACACAAAGCATCTTGTAAACGAGAGATCGCTTTCCATGATGAAAAACGATGCAGTTATAATAAATACAGGACGCGGCGCTTTAATCGACACTCATGCACTAGTAAAAGCCTTAAAGAAAAGAACTATCGGAGGCGCGGCGCTTGATGTTTACGAAGAAGAAAGCCGATATTTCTTTGCCGACTGGTCCGCAGACGTTATAAAAGACGATATGCTTGCCCGCCTTTTGACTTTCCCGAATGTAATTATAACTGGACATCAGGCCTTTCTTACCCAGAATGCGCTCAAGGCAATCGCAAACACAACGCTTCAAAACATTTTGGACTTTACAGAAGGAAAAGAACTTAAAAATGAAGTCAAATAA